From Ictidomys tridecemlineatus isolate mIctTri1 chromosome 2, mIctTri1.hap1, whole genome shotgun sequence, the proteins below share one genomic window:
- the Palm3 gene encoding paralemmin-3 isoform X1, with the protein MAESSLYRQRLEVIAEKRRLQEQIRAARRELEEEKLRVERLKRKSLRERWLMDGAAEGPQQPEDPGSKDPQSPEGQAQARIRNLEDSLFTLQSELQLLQSASTGAQHKPLGRLTWRRQSHRPVSQPTMEAGLAGQSEPDKRASLPTGLVGASPEVPSEPQEEAAGVLPPQRQVPGAVGASPEANGPCPGPSPGREQERSLGAAAAERGVVEAKGVGVVEVVWEGLRAPGDCAEGTPGLELEARVEEVVLEAIGDRQGAGSPELPAWVKEGRGVAEMVWEGLGGTESQASGEVGPEATLSSSPGRLQGDASREGEGAPPGSPEAEGQGGSGGEEGSFIWVERATLSEDWEELLMEGLEGPVVTEGGGQEAWEGGRRRVEESPGAGGEESEAKPETGRDAAVNAREGPQQPERGGEGDGGAEEPLGTEIKDGEGPLRAEEERGQDQPEAEERAEDPSRVERKEVEGPLETEKERGEEKQATEKEEEEALGVEGKGGQEMPGAREAEREGGETASGAEREGEEVSQVQRKGGEEAPEAEREGGETASGAEREGGEEAPEAEREGGETASGAEREGGEEGLGAQKTQGSEEELGSGGQRESGERTESQEEVSEAGATLGVKQEPVPGEEEAAQLRNPAEGQGPPGDAVPLLRASPAPQQPTERQPLLQRGRPRANPSAHPAPTYAPARQPEPAARAEGEEARGPKQKSCQCCALM; encoded by the exons ATGGCCGAGAGCTCCCTCTATCGGCAGCGGCTGGAGGTCATTGCG GAAAAGCGGCGGCTGCAGGAGCAGATCCGCGCGGCGCGCCGGGAACTGGAGGAGGAGAAACTCCGCGTGGAGCGGCTCAAG AGGAAATCTCTCCGCGAGCGTTGGCTAATGGATGGGGCGGCTGAGGGGCCACAGCAGCCCGAGGATCCCGGCTCGAAGGACCCCCAGTCGCCGGAAGGCCAGGCTCAGGCACGCATCAGAAACCTAGAAGACAGCTTGTTCAC ACTCCAGAGTGAGCTGCAGCTGTTGCAAAGTGCGTCCACAGGTGCCCAGCACAAACCCTTGGGTAGGCTCACCTGGCGCAGACAG AGTCACCGTCCTGTCTCCCAACCCACCATGGAGGCGGGTCTTGCAG GCCAGTCTGAGCCGGACAAGAGAGCTTCCCTGCCGACTGGACTGGTGGGCGCATCCCCAGAGGTCCCCTCTGAGCCCCAGGAGGAGGCTGCGGGGGTCCTGCCACCACAGAGGCAGGTCCCTGGGGCCGTGGGGGCCTCCCCAGAAGCCAACGGCCCCTGCCCTGGACCCAGCCCTGGCAGGGAGCAGGAGCGGAGCCTGGGGGCGGCGGCAGCAGAGCGGGGTGTAGTGGAGGCCAAAGGGGTGGGCGTGGTGGAGGTGGTGTGGGAGGGCCTGCGGGCCCCAGGGGACTGTGCCGAGGGGACACCGGGCCTGGAGCTGGAGGCCAGGGTGGAGGAGGTGGTACTGGAAGCCATTGGGGACAGGCAGGGGGCTGGCAGCCCCGAGCTCCCAGCCTGGGTGAAGGAGGGCAGGGGTGTGGCGGAGATggtctgggaggggctggggggcaCCGAGTCGCAAGCCAGCGGGGAGGTGGGCCCAGAGGCCACACTGAGCAGCTCGCCAGGGCGACTGCAGGGAGATGCTTCCCGGGAGGGAGAAGGTGCTCCCCCGGGCAGCCCCGAGGCCGAGGGGCAGGGGGGCTCTGGAGGAGAGGAGGGGTCCTTCATCTGGGTGGAAAGAGCGACTCTCAGTGAGGACTGGGAGGAGCTGCTGATGGAGGGGCTGGAGGGGCCCGTGGTGACCGAGGGAGGAGGCCAGGAAGCCTGGGAGGGGGGGAGGAGACGAGTAGAGGAATCCCCGGGGGCGGGAGGTGAGGAAAGTGAGGCAAAGCCAGAGACAGGGAGGGACGCAGCTGTGAATGCAAGAGAGGGGCCACAGCAGCCAGAGAGAGGAGGTGAGGGAGACGGAGGGGCTGAGGAGCCCTTGGGCACCGAGATAAAAGACGGTGAAGGACCCTTGAGGGCAGAGGAGGAAAGGGGCCAGGACCAGCcagaggcagaggaaagagctgAGGACCCGTCTCGAGTGGAGAGAAAAGAAGTCGAGGGGCCTttggagacagagaaggaaagaggggaagaaaagcaagctacagagaaagaagaggaggaagctcTGGGAGTGGAGGGAAAAGGAGGCCAGGAAATGCCAGGGgcaagggaggcagagagggaaggaggtgaGACAGCCTcaggggcagagagggaaggagaggaagtcTCACAGGTGCAGAGAAAAGGAGGTGAGGAAGCaccagaggcagagagggaaggaggtgaGACAGCCTcaggggcagagagggaaggaggtgaggaagcaccagaggcagagagggaaggaggtgaGACAGCCTcaggggcagagagggagggaggtgaggaaggactcgGGGCACAGAAGACTCAGGGGTCTGAGGAAGAGCTGGGctcaggagggcagagagagtCTGGGGAAAGGACGGAGTCCCAGGAGGAGGTGAGCGAGGCCGGGGCCACCCTTGGGGTCAAGCAGGAGCCAGTGCCGGGGGAGGAGGAAGCCGCGCAGCTCCGAAACCCTGCGGAGGGCCAGGGGCCCCCAGGGGACGCCGTGCCCCTCCTGAGAgccagcccagccccacagcagcCCACCGAGAGGCAGCCTCTGCTCCAGCGGGGGAGGCCCAGAGCCAACCCCAGTGCCCACCCCGCGCCCACCTACGCACCCGCCCGGCAGCCTGAGCCGGCCGCCCGCGCCGAGGGCGAAGAGGCCAGGGGCCCCAAGCAGAAGTCGTGCCAGTGCTGCGCCCTGATGTGA
- the Palm3 gene encoding paralemmin-3 isoform X2 → MALQSQAWSPATPMPMAESSLYRQRLEVIAEKRRLQEQIRAARRELEEEKLRVERLKRKSLRERWLMDGAAEGPQQPEDPGSKDPQSPEGQAQARIRNLEDSLFTLQSELQLLQSASTGAQHKPLGRLTWRRQSHRPVSQPTMEAGLAGQSEPDKRASLPTGLVGASPEVPSEPQEEAAGVLPPQRQVPGAVGASPEANGPCPGPSPGREQERSLGAAAAERGVVEAKGVGVVEVVWEGLRAPGDCAEGTPGLELEARVEEVVLEAIGDRQGAGSPELPAWVKEGRGVAEMVWEGLGGTESQASGEVGPEATLSSSPGRLQGDASREGEGAPPGSPEAEGQGGSGGEEGSFIWVERATLSEDWEELLMEGLEGPVVTEGGGQEAWEGGRRRVEESPGAGGEESEAKPETGRDAAVNAREGPQQPERGGEGDGGAEEPLGTEIKDGEGPLRAEEERGQDQPEAEERAEDPSRVERKEVEGPLETEKERGEEKQATEKEEEEALGVEGKGGQEMPGAREAEREGGETASGAEREGEEVSQVQRKGGEEAPEAEREGGETASGAEREGGEEAPEAEREGGETASGAEREGGEEGLGAQKTQGSEEELGSGGQRESGERTESQEEVSEAGATLGVKQEPVPGEEEAAQLRNPAEGQGPPGDAVPLLRASPAPQQPTERQPLLQRGRPRANPSAHPAPTYAPARQPEPAARAEGEEARGPKQKSCQCCALM, encoded by the exons ATGGCCCTGCAGAGCCAGGCCTGGTCTCCGGCCACACCCAT GCCCATGGCCGAGAGCTCCCTCTATCGGCAGCGGCTGGAGGTCATTGCG GAAAAGCGGCGGCTGCAGGAGCAGATCCGCGCGGCGCGCCGGGAACTGGAGGAGGAGAAACTCCGCGTGGAGCGGCTCAAG AGGAAATCTCTCCGCGAGCGTTGGCTAATGGATGGGGCGGCTGAGGGGCCACAGCAGCCCGAGGATCCCGGCTCGAAGGACCCCCAGTCGCCGGAAGGCCAGGCTCAGGCACGCATCAGAAACCTAGAAGACAGCTTGTTCAC ACTCCAGAGTGAGCTGCAGCTGTTGCAAAGTGCGTCCACAGGTGCCCAGCACAAACCCTTGGGTAGGCTCACCTGGCGCAGACAG AGTCACCGTCCTGTCTCCCAACCCACCATGGAGGCGGGTCTTGCAG GCCAGTCTGAGCCGGACAAGAGAGCTTCCCTGCCGACTGGACTGGTGGGCGCATCCCCAGAGGTCCCCTCTGAGCCCCAGGAGGAGGCTGCGGGGGTCCTGCCACCACAGAGGCAGGTCCCTGGGGCCGTGGGGGCCTCCCCAGAAGCCAACGGCCCCTGCCCTGGACCCAGCCCTGGCAGGGAGCAGGAGCGGAGCCTGGGGGCGGCGGCAGCAGAGCGGGGTGTAGTGGAGGCCAAAGGGGTGGGCGTGGTGGAGGTGGTGTGGGAGGGCCTGCGGGCCCCAGGGGACTGTGCCGAGGGGACACCGGGCCTGGAGCTGGAGGCCAGGGTGGAGGAGGTGGTACTGGAAGCCATTGGGGACAGGCAGGGGGCTGGCAGCCCCGAGCTCCCAGCCTGGGTGAAGGAGGGCAGGGGTGTGGCGGAGATggtctgggaggggctggggggcaCCGAGTCGCAAGCCAGCGGGGAGGTGGGCCCAGAGGCCACACTGAGCAGCTCGCCAGGGCGACTGCAGGGAGATGCTTCCCGGGAGGGAGAAGGTGCTCCCCCGGGCAGCCCCGAGGCCGAGGGGCAGGGGGGCTCTGGAGGAGAGGAGGGGTCCTTCATCTGGGTGGAAAGAGCGACTCTCAGTGAGGACTGGGAGGAGCTGCTGATGGAGGGGCTGGAGGGGCCCGTGGTGACCGAGGGAGGAGGCCAGGAAGCCTGGGAGGGGGGGAGGAGACGAGTAGAGGAATCCCCGGGGGCGGGAGGTGAGGAAAGTGAGGCAAAGCCAGAGACAGGGAGGGACGCAGCTGTGAATGCAAGAGAGGGGCCACAGCAGCCAGAGAGAGGAGGTGAGGGAGACGGAGGGGCTGAGGAGCCCTTGGGCACCGAGATAAAAGACGGTGAAGGACCCTTGAGGGCAGAGGAGGAAAGGGGCCAGGACCAGCcagaggcagaggaaagagctgAGGACCCGTCTCGAGTGGAGAGAAAAGAAGTCGAGGGGCCTttggagacagagaaggaaagaggggaagaaaagcaagctacagagaaagaagaggaggaagctcTGGGAGTGGAGGGAAAAGGAGGCCAGGAAATGCCAGGGgcaagggaggcagagagggaaggaggtgaGACAGCCTcaggggcagagagggaaggagaggaagtcTCACAGGTGCAGAGAAAAGGAGGTGAGGAAGCaccagaggcagagagggaaggaggtgaGACAGCCTcaggggcagagagggaaggaggtgaggaagcaccagaggcagagagggaaggaggtgaGACAGCCTcaggggcagagagggagggaggtgaggaaggactcgGGGCACAGAAGACTCAGGGGTCTGAGGAAGAGCTGGGctcaggagggcagagagagtCTGGGGAAAGGACGGAGTCCCAGGAGGAGGTGAGCGAGGCCGGGGCCACCCTTGGGGTCAAGCAGGAGCCAGTGCCGGGGGAGGAGGAAGCCGCGCAGCTCCGAAACCCTGCGGAGGGCCAGGGGCCCCCAGGGGACGCCGTGCCCCTCCTGAGAgccagcccagccccacagcagcCCACCGAGAGGCAGCCTCTGCTCCAGCGGGGGAGGCCCAGAGCCAACCCCAGTGCCCACCCCGCGCCCACCTACGCACCCGCCCGGCAGCCTGAGCCGGCCGCCCGCGCCGAGGGCGAAGAGGCCAGGGGCCCCAAGCAGAAGTCGTGCCAGTGCTGCGCCCTGATGTGA